In Chaetodon trifascialis isolate fChaTrf1 chromosome 23, fChaTrf1.hap1, whole genome shotgun sequence, the following proteins share a genomic window:
- the bmp15 gene encoding bone morphogenetic protein 15, whose translation MRATRSKHRALRVCFLSFFIFLLCSTCTGVTAGRKMASHRPASKRSGQSHQSAKLQGAHHRPLTDEQKADQNLQFMLSLYQSAAEPDGRPKQHRKFGSNTVRLLRPSASSVRYLPASRDHHYSFTVQYNVDTLPSEQLIRASFIHLRSSSSSPSTPSSSATQALELPRCRAQITSLGKESLVTLEPHERWTETDVTAHVQQGRTQGTGGHLTLTAQYWCTEPGVAEEDGSLSRWWARLQGRKRWTGGPHLEVPALLLYLEEEREVKDWMGDLLGAEGEDIMRRIGLWHPSVRRLRRSEDPSSSEPKDPSLDILKNAPTSSSSSSFSTSTSTSIISDIPNYKRKAGTPKNRCKLHSFRLSFDELGWGHYFIAPPVYNPRFCQGSCPRVLHYGYHSPNHAIIQTVINDLGVGDVPPPSCVPYKYMPMSVLVVHKKKVEYRELEDMVAESCTCR comes from the exons ATGAGGGCGACCCGCAGCAAACACCGCGCACTGCgtgtctgtttcctgtccttCTTTATCTTCCTGCTGTGCTCCACCTGCACCGGTGTCACGGCCGGCCGGAAAATGGCCTCTCATCGTCCCGCGTCGAAGCGCAGCGGTCAGAGTCACCAGAGCGCAAAGCTCCAAGGCGCGCACCACCGGCCGCTGACGGACGAGCAGAAAGCGGACCAGAACCTGCAGTTCATGTTGAGTTTGTACCAGAGCGCGGCCGAACCGGACGGCAGGCCCAAGCAGCACCGAAAGTTCGGCTCCAACACGGTCCGTCTGCTGAGACCGTCGGCGTCGTCGGTGCGTTACCTGCCAGCGTCAAGAG atCACCACTACAGCTTCACAGTCCAGTACAACGTCGACACTCTTCCCTCGGAGCAGCTGATCCGAGCCTCGTTCATCCACCTCcgctcttcatcctcctccccctccaccccaaGCTCGAGCGCCACCCAGGCCCTCGAGCTGCCCCGCTGCAGGGCTCAGATCACATCACTGGGCAAAGAGAGCCTGGTCACCCTGGAGCCCCACGAGCGGTGGACGGAGACGGACGTCACCGCGCACGTCCAGCAGGGGAGGACCCAGGGCACGGGGGGGCACTTAACCCTCACTGCCCAGTACTGGTGCACAGAGCCTGGAGTCGCCGAAGAGGACGGCAGCCTCTCACGGTGGTGGGCTCGTCTTCAAGGCAGAAAGAGATGGACAGGTGGACCTCATCTTGAAGTCCCGGCTCTTCTTCTATacctggaggaggaaagggaagtGAAGGACTGGATGGGGGACTTGCTGGGGGCTGAAGGGGAAGACATCATGAGGCGAATCGGTCTGTGGCACCCTTCGGTTCGCCGCCTCCGCCGCTCCGAAGACCCTTCATCTTCAGAGCCCAAAGATCCTTCGCTGGACATCCTGAAAAACGCCCCTACTTCTTCTTCgtcctcttctttttccacctccacctccacctccatcatctCCGACATCCCCAACTACAAACGCAAAGCCGGCACGCCCAAGAACCGCTGCAAGCTCCACTCCTTCCGCCTCTCCTTCGATGAGCTCGGCTGGGGTCACTACTTCATCGCTCCGCCGGTGTACAACCCGCGGTTCTGCCAGGGCAGCTGCCCGAGGGTGCTCCACTACGGCTACCACTCCCCCAACCACGCCATCATCCAGACGGTCATCAACGACCTGGGCGTCGGGGACGTCCCTCCTCCGTCCTGCGTGCCTTACAAGTACATGCCCATGAGCGTGCTGGTGGTGCACAAGAAGAAGGTGGAGTACAGGGAGCTGGAGGACATGGTGGCCGAGTCGTGCACCTGTCGCTAA